A segment of the Vibrio sp. YMD68 genome:
CTCTAACTCTTCGATCAAATCGCCAGCATTGTCTGATGCTGCTTTCATAGCAACCATACGAGCAGCCATTTCACACGCTAAGTTCTCTACAACACCTTGATAAACTTGAGACTCGATATAACGAGCCATTAAGGTATTCAGAAGCACCTTCTGATCCGATTCGAACATATAGCTCCAAGCATGCTTGAACTGTTCTTCATCAGCGAATGATTTAGGCAAAGGTATTAATTGATCAATTTTTGGTTGTTGGGTCATTGAGTTAACAAACTCATTGAACACCAAATGCAAACGGTCAATCTCGCCGTCTTGATACTTTTGTAACATGACGTTGATAGGGCCGATAATATCATCAAGAGTAGGAGTGTCTCCGAGTCCTGACGTCTGCGCCACAATGTTTGCACCAATGCTATTGAAATAAGACGTTGCTTTTGAACCAATAACGGCCAGCTCTACATCAACCCCTTTCTCAGACCAATCGTTCATTTGGATAACGGCTTGCTTGAACATATTAATGTTCAAGCCGCCACACAAACCGCGATCAGATGAGATTACAATATACCCAACACGCTTAGCCTCACGTTCCAGTAGATATGGATGTTTATATTCCAAAGTACCGTGGGCTATATGACCAATGACCTTACGTATAATTTCAGCATATGGACGTGGTCCTTCCATTGCGTCTTGAGTGCGACGCATTTTAGAAGCGGCAACCATTTCCATTGCTTTCGTGATTTTCTGAGTGCTTTTAACACTACCAATCTTGCTACGAATTTCTTTTGAATTGGCCATCGTTACTCTCCGTTAACTACAAAACTAGGTTGTAATTACCAAGTTTGGGTTGCTTTGAAATCATCAACTAACTTTTTCAGTTGAGCTTCGATTTCTTTGTCATAAGCACCCGACTTGTTGATCTCAGTAGCCAATTCAGAATACTGAGCGTGAGCATACGATAGTAAAGCAGCTTCGAAATCTAGAATTTTGTTCAACTCTACATCTTCTAAATATCCGCGTTCAGCAGAGTAAATAGAAAGAGCTTGATCAAATACAGACATAGGAGCGTACTGTTTCTGCTTCATCAATTCAGTTACTTTCTGACCATGGTCTAGCTGCTTCTTCGTCGCTTCATCAAGATCTGATGAGAACTGAGCAAAAGCGGCAAGTTCACGGTACTGTGCTAGAGCGGTACGGATACCACCAGAAAGCTTCTTAATGATTTTCGTTTGTGCAGAACCACCTACACGAGATACCGAAATACCTGGATCTACCGCAGGGCGAACACCCGCGTTAAACAGTTCTGACTGTAGGAAAATCTGACCATCAGTAATCGAAATTACGTTAGTCGGTACGAATGCAGATACGTCACCAGCTTGTGTTTCGATGATTGGTAGCGCGGTTAAAGAACCAGTTTTACCTTTCACTTCACCGTTAGTAAATGTTTCTACGTAGTGTTCGCTAACACGAGCAGCGCGCTCAAGTAGACGAGAGTGAAGGTAGAAAACATCACCAGGGAATGCTTCACGACCCGGTGGACGTTTTAGTAGCAATGAAATCTGACGGTACGCTACAGCTTGCTTAGACAGATCATCATAAACGATCAAAGCATCTTCGCCGCGGTCACGGAAGTATTCACCCATCGCACAACCAGCGTAAGGCGCTAGATATTGCAGTGCTGCTGACTCAGAAGCGGATGCCACAACCACAATCGTGTTTGCTAATGCACCGTGCTCTTCAAGCTTACGTACCACGTTTGCGATAGTTGACGCTTTCTGACCAATAGCAACGTAGACAGAGTAAATACCAGAATCTTTCTGGTTGATGATTGCATCGATCGCCATTGCTGTTTTACCAGTTTGGCGGTCACCGATGATTAGCTCACGCTGACCACGGCCGATTGGAATCATTGCATCTACTGATTTGTAACCAGTTTGAACTGGCTGATCGACTGACTTACGATCGATTACACCCGGTGCAATCACTTCAATAGGAGAAGACAGCTTAGCGTCAATAGGACCTTTACCATCGATCGGCGCGCCCAGTGTATTAACTACACGGCCAAGCATTTCTGGACCTACTGGTACCTCAAGGATACGGCCAGTACCTGTCACTTTCATGCCTTCACGAAGACTCGTGTAAGGACCCATTACTACAGCACCAACTGAATCACGGTTCAAGTTAAGTGCTAAAGCGAAAAGGCCACCTGGAAGTTCAATCATTTCACCTTGCATCACGTCATCCAGACCGTGAATGCTAAGAATACCATCGCTTACAGAAACGATAGTACCTTCATTGCGAGCTTCAGATACGACATTGAATTTTTCAATACGCTGTCTGATCAGCTCGCTAATTTCCGTGGAATTAAGTTGCATTGCTCAAATTCCCCTAAGTTAAGACTTAATAACGTCTTTAAGACGATTAATACGACTAACGAGTGAGTTGTCTAGTACTGTATCACCAGTTCTAATCACCGCACCACCTATCAGACTACTATCAACTAAACAGTTGACCTTTACACCGCAATCAAAGTGTTTTTCAAGCGACTTAACTAGCTCAGCTAGTTGCGCTTCACTTAATTCAAATGAGGTCGTAATTGTTACTTCTTTCACATTTAACGACTCAGATAAAAGCAGCTGGTATTGCTGATAGATATCACTTAACGCTGAAATACGACGATTCTCGATAATGACCTTTAAGAAATTCTGTAAAGGCTCATCAAAGTACTCACCCGCTATATCGAAATACAATTGCATCAATTGTTCAGGCTGCAGGCGTAACGCCGCTTTTTGTAGCTCGGGAGCTAAAGAAACGGTTTTAGCAAGCTCCAACATACTTGACCATTGGTCAATCGTGCCATTATCACTTGCATAGCCAAATGCAGCCTTAGCATAAGGACGAGCAATAGTTGTCAAACCAGACATACCGACGCCCTCCTTTATAGCTTCGCAGAAATACTATCAAGTATGTCTTGATGAGCAGCGGGATCAATCGAACGTTCGATGATTTTCTCAGCACCAAGAATAGCTAGAGTAGCAACGTCTTTTTGAAGTTCGTTACGAGCGCGTGAGGTTTCAGCTTCTAATTCAGCTTTACCTTGAGCAAGTACACTATCACGCTCTTGTATCGCTTCTTGACGAGCTTCGTCCAGAATTTGAGCTTTACGTTTATTTGCTGACTCAATAATTCCAAGCGCTTCCTGCTTAGCGTCTTTTAGCTGGTCTGCTGCATTGTGCTGCGCGAGTTGTAACGCTTTATCAGCACGCTCAGCAGACTCCAAACCTTCAGAGATTTTTTTCTGACGCTCTTCAATTGCTGCGATCAATGGTGGCCACACATACTTCATGCAGAACCAAACAAACAAAATGAATGCTATTGCTTGACCTAGCAGAGTTGCATTGATATTCACAATGACCCTCCTTTATTCTTTTAATGTTTCGTGTTCACGAAACGACGTAGAGTAAATAAGAAAAAGGGTTTCTTACAATGCGAACAGCATGTACATAGAGATACCAACACCGATCATTGGAACAGCATCAAGTAGACCTGCAAGAATGAACATATTTGTTTGTAGCACTGGAGCCATCTCTGGTTGACGAGCAACAGACTCAAGGAACTTACCGCCTAGAATTGCGAAGCCGAAGCCAGTCGCGATTGCACACATACCTAGTAGTAAAGCTACAACGAAATAAATTTCCATAATAATCTCCGAAATGAAATATTGAGATAGGCTAAACCTATCATTTATAAATAAGTAAATTTTTTATTCTAGTGTGAATCGTTACTTGCCATGCTGAGATAAACAATCGTCAACATCGTAAAGATAAAGGCCTGTAGCACGATAACCAAAATGTGGAAAATAGCCCAAATAATATGTGCAATAACACCAAGCCCACCTAAGACGGCACCCGCTGTATACGTGACAGCAATCAAGATGAAGATAAGTTCACCTGAGTACATGTTTCCGTATAAACGAAGTGACAGTGAGACTGGTTTTGCAAATAATGAGACCGTTTCCAGGACCAAGTTAAAAGGTATTAACGCTTTATTATTAATCGGGTGCAGCGTAAATTCCTTCACAAATCCCTTGAAGCCCTTGTACTTAATCATGTAAACCACGGTAAGTATAAGAACGCCTATTGCCATCGCTAGAGTGGTATTCAAGTCGACCGTAGGGACTACTTTGAAATATTCAAATCCAGCTAAGTGCATTAGTTGAGGGATAAAGTCGACCGGGATCAAATCCATCGTATTCATTAATAGAATCCAACAGAAAAGAGTTAATGCTAACGGTGCGACTAACTTATCACGTCCATAAAAAGCACCTTTTACAATCTCATCGACCTGTTCAACGACCATTTCGACGAAGCATTGCAATTTGCCAGGGGTGCCTGTGGTTGCGTTTTTTCCAACCCGATAGAACAACCACAAAAATAGCGTACCCAGAATAGCTGAGACCAATAACGTGTCCCAGTGTAGGGTCCAGAATCCAGCTTCTGCACAGCCATAGTTCGTGGCAATGTTGCCATCAACAACACAAACTTTAGCGTTAGTGAGGTGGTGCTGAATATATTCCTGCGGAGTATCAGCCATGGTTAATCCCATTTCTTGAAAAAAATAAAATAGGGGCAAACCAAAACATCAGTAAAGTCAGTTTATAACCCGTAAAGAAAGCCCCTGGACGTAGGAACTCCGTTAAAGAAAAAACCAATATAAACAAAATGATGGTTACCACCAGTTTTAAAGCCCATCCGATAAATATGAAGCCAAGTAGTACAGAACCATCGGCGTCAGGTCTAGGGATGAAGGCAAACAGAGCATATATGTAGTTACCTAGAACCGCGATCATTCCGCCTTTTAAAATAAAGCGGGCTGCCTCGTCTCCACACTGCATATATGTTAAGCCTCCGATAAGAATGACGAACAAAAGCTGGAAATGGACTACTTTAAAAGCTACTTTCCCTTTTTCGCTTAGGTTTGAAATAAACATCAAAAGCACCTGTTTTCGTGTTATTTACTGATCGAGAACAAAGAAAAATCTCAGTCAGCAAAAAAAGCTTAAAAAGTATATAGAGTAGAGAGTAAAAAACAATAGTTACTCTCTCTTCTCAACTAACTTGAATTCTATTATGTGAGCTAGGATGCGCTACGATGTACTGTCGCCGTTAGCTAACAAATGTAAGATTTTGTGTAAGTGTTCAGGATTATCAAAGCGGATCTGAACTTTGCCCGTTCCACTCTTGCCAACCGCCACGTCGACCTTAGATTCAAACTGCTCAGAAAGCGACGCTAACTGAGTTTGGGTCTCCTCTGATAACGCCATCGTCGCGACTTCCGGTTGGTCAGCGTTAGAGATTAAACGCTTCACTAACGCTTCTGTCTGACGGACGGTTAATTGCTTCTTTGCCACCTCTTGCGCAACAGAAAGTTGCTTCTCACCATCCAGAATTAACAGGGCGCGAGCATGGCCCATTTCAAGTCGTTTTTCGGCAACTAACTGTTTGACACCAGTGCTGAGTTGATTCAAGCGTAAAAGGTTACTTACTGTGGTTCTCGATTTACCGATCACTTCAGCAACTTGTTGATGTGTAAGTGAGAATTCATCTTGAAGACGTTCTAACGCTTCCGCTTCTTCAATCGCATTAAGATCTTCTCGCTGAATATTTTCGATCAATGCCATCGCGATAGCTGCACGATCTTCCACTTTCTTGTTCAAGCACGGTACACGTTTTAACCCAGCTTGACGTGCCGCACGCCAGCGTCTTTCACCTGCAATGATCTCAAACTGTTCATTGTCAATTTGGCGAACCACAATCGGCTGAATTATGCCCTGTGATTGAATCGATGCTGCCAACTCTTCTAATGCCTCGGGAGCCATGTCTTTACGAGGCTGATAGACACCAGGCTTGAGTTGATTAATATTCAGTTCCATCAACTGACCATCAGCAGATAAAGCTTGGCTATGAGAAGCAACGTGCTGTTTTTCTCGTGCTAATGAACTGGTCGCAAGCAACGCGTCCAGCCCTTTTCCTAAACCACGTTTAGACATGACAGCTAGTTCCTTTTTGAAATATTTTTACGCTGGGATTTCTTCTCGACGAAGCATCTCACCGGCAAGGGCCAAATACGCTTTTGCGCCTGCTGAATACTTGTCGTAATACATCGCCGGTTTACCGTGGCTTGGCGCTTCGGCTAAACGGACATTTCGAGGGATAACCGTACGATACACCTTCGTACCGAAGTGCTTCTTCAACTGATCGGAAACTTCATTAGAAAGTCGGTTTCTTGGGTCATACATGGTTCGCAATAACCCTTCAATTTTTAGATTTTCATTCACGACAGCAGCAAGCTTACTTATCGTATCCATCAACGCCGTAAGACCTTCTAGAGCAAAATATTCACACTGCATAGGAACCAGAACAGAATCTGCTGCAGCCATAGCATTGATTGTAAGAAGGTTTAACGATGGAGGGCAATCTATAAAGATGAAATCATAGTTATCACGAACCGAAGCCAATGCGTTTTTTAGGCGAACTTCTCTGGCAAAGACTTCCATCAATTTGATTTCTGCAGCGGTTACATCTCCATTTGCGGCTATCAAATCATAGTGACCTGAGGTTTTCGTGCACACAACATCATGAAACGGAACATCTTCAACAAGCAGCTCATAAGAGGTCGCTTCAACCTGATATTTATCAACGCCACTCGCCATCGTGGCATTGCCTTGGGGATCAAGATCGATAACCAATACTTTACGCTTAGTGGCTGCCATAGACGCCGCTAAGTTAATGCATGTCGTTGTTTTTCCTACGCCACCTTTCTGGTTGGCTATTGCTACGATTTTACCCACGGTCTGCCTCGCTGTTATCCCTTCCGAGATAAGATTACAAGATGACGCTCACCTTCCAATTCGGGAACGTTCAAAGATTTGACGCTGTTCACAGAACACCATTGTGGTAGTTGCTCGACTTCATCTTTCTGCAATTGACCTTTTAGCGCTAGGAAAACCCCAGAATCAGATTTAGGTAGGTGATGGCACCATTCTACCATATCGGACATTGAAGCAAATGCACGGCTAAGAACGCCATCAAATTTGTCTTCCGTTTGGAACTCTTCTACTCGACTTTGGACTGTCGTCACATTTTTAATCCCAAGCTCATGACAAACCTGCTTAATAAAACGGATGCGCTTGCCGAGACTGTCGAGCAAATAGAACTCTTTTTCTGGATTCATGATGGCTAATGGTACACCAGGAAGGCCTGGGCCCGTGCCAACATCGATAAAGCGAGTGCCTTGTAAGTGCTCACTAACAACGATGCTATCAAGGATATGTTTAACGATCATTTCAGAAGGATTGCGAACCGATGTCAAGTTATACGCTTTATTCCACTTATTGAGCATTTCAACATACCCAATAAGCTGGTCTGCTTGATCGGATGACACTTGGATATTCGTTTGGCTAACCAGTTGTTCAAGCCTTGCTTTTAAGTCGCTCATTATGAATCAATCCCTTTTTTTAGCAGGCCTTTTTTCTTGAGGTAAACCAATATAATTGAAATAGCGGCAGGGGTGATGCCCGATATGCGTGAAGCAATGCCTACCGATTCCGGTTTTGCATTGGTCAGCTTAAGCATCACTTCATTAGACAAACCTTTGACTTCGCTGTAATCAAAATCCGCTGGAATTTTGGTGTGCTCATGACGTAAAGATTTATCAATCTCGTCTTGCTGACGCTGAATATAACCTTCGTACTTAACCTGTATCTCAACTTGCTCTGAAGATTGTTGATCTTCTAACGCGGGAGAAAAATGATCGAGCTTTGTCAGCTGTGCGTAAGTGATCTCTGGTCTACGCAATAGATCTTCACCACTGGCTTCTCTAGAGATCGGACTCTTCAATAATTCATTCAGTGCTTCAACACCTTCCGATTTAGGGTTGATCCACTGATCTTTTAGTCGTTGACGTTCTTTTTCGATCGTTTCTACTTTTTGATTAAATCGAGCCCAGCGTTGATCATCAACCAAACCAAGTTCTCGCGCTTTTTCAGTCAAGCGTAAATCAGCGTTGTCTTCACGGAGCAACAATCGATATTCAGCACGAGACGTAAACATACGATAAGGTTCTTTGGTTCCCATGGTGGAAAGATCATCGATAAGAACGCCCATGTATGCTTGATCTCGACGCGGGCTCCAACCATCTTTACCTTGACTGTATAAACTCGCGTTGAGTCCAGCCATCAAACCTTGTGCTGCGGCTTCTTCATAGCCAGTCGTGCCATTAATTTGCCCGGCAAAGAACAAACCTTTAATAAACTTGTTTTCGTAAGTTTGTTTGAGATCTCTTGGATCAAAAAAGTCATATTCGATGGCATAACCAGGGCGAACAATATGAGCGTTTTCAAACCCTTTCATAGAACGTACTATTTGAATTTGAACGTCAAAAGGTAAGCTGGTGGAGATACCATTAGGGTAGAGTTCATGGGTTGTTAATCCTTCAGGCTCGATAAAGATTTGGTGGCTTTCTTTATCGGCAAATCGCATGACTTTATCTTCGATAGAAGGGCAATAGCGAGGGCCAATACCTTCAATAACCCCAGCATACATAGGGCTACGATCAAGGTTCGCTCGGATAACGTCGTGTGTTTTTTCATTGGTGTGTGTAATAAAACACGGAATTTGCGCAGGTTGCTGGCTATGGTTCCCCATGAAAGAAAAAACAGGCGTTGGGTTATCACCATGTTGAACTTCAAGCTCAGAAAAATCGACACTGCGTGCATCAATTCTTGGCGGTGTTCCTGTTTTTAATCGATCAACTCGAAGTGGAAGCTCACGAAGACGATCCGCAAGGGCGATCGATGGAGGATCACCTGCACGGCCTCCTGAAAAGTTTTCCATACCAATGTGTAGCTTTCCACCAAGAAATGTCCCAACAGTCAATACAACGGACTGGGCGTGGAATTTAAGCCCCATTTGAGTCACTACACCGGTAACCTGATCATTTTCGACAATAAGATCATCAACAGATTGCTGAAACAGGGTCAGGTTTTTAGTATTTTCTAAAGCATGGCGAACATAAGATTTATACAACAGACGATCGGCTTGCGCTCGCGTAGCTCGAACTGCTGGGCCTTTTGATGCGTTCAGAGTTCTAAATTGTATACCCGCATGATCAATCGCTTTGGCCATTAAGCCACCCATCGCATCAACTTCTTTGACTAAATGCCCTTTGCCAATGCCACCGATCGCAGGATTACATGACATTGCTCCTAAGGTATCAATGTTGTGTGTTAGCAGAAGTGTGTTTTGTCCAGTACGTGCTGCGGCTAGGGCAGCTTCTGTTCCAGCATGACCACCACCAACAACGATGACATCAAATTTTTCATGATAAAGCATGTGTAAACCTTAAGTAACCAAGCGAAATTATGGAGAGATAAAAGAGCGACATTCTACCTTTTTTAATGGAATAGAAAAACGAAATTATCGATTTTTCATTTTTAATCGATCTCTTAATATATATAAGATCTTTATAGAGATCTTTTACTAGATCTATTATTAAGGAAGCCATTTTCTGTGGATAAGTTAAAAATAATCAACAAGATCATGCGGTTTTTATGGATCAATTCTTGTGATCTAACCTTGATCAACACGAGGATTAGTTGGGATCAAAAGTGGGGCTTATACACAGGGGTAGGGAGACTATAAAGTTGTTATTGGGATAACTATAGGATCATAACGGTATATCCTATGATTTATCCACAGATGTATTGGCTGTTTTTTGTTCGAACAGTCTGTTTTTTTCTTTATTAAGTTATGCACAGATCAGATTAGAAGCAAAAAAAAGTGACCACCATGGTCACTTTTCTTCATTTTATCTTGTTTATTTGAGCTGATCTTGATGTAAAGAGAGCCAAATATCCACTTCATCTTCAGGAACTGGCGTATTGAGAACATCAATTAATAAGCAATTTGATAAGCGAGTAGCACCTATATCAGCCAGTAATTCATCGGCATGTTTGCCAGCATTGCAGAAGGTATCATAGCTTGAATCCCCGATCGCAATGACGGAGTAGCGAACATCAACCATCTTTGGTGGAGTGGATTGTAGCGCGTGAATAAAAGGTTGAATATTGTCTGGATAGTCACCCGCACCATGTGTTGAGGTCACTATCAGCCAAGTTCCGGATGCAGGTATCGCCTCTAAAGAAGGCTGATTGTGAACCGTCACCTCTATTCCATTTGCTGTTAGGTGATCACTGATGTGGTCTCCTACATACTCAGTACCACCTAATGTACTGCCTGTAATTATATGAATCATTGACTCTTTTCCTTGTTAAGTACTATGTAGGCGCTTGTTTACCCAAGCCATTATTTGCCTAAACTGTTATTTCCCGATACAAAATGAAGAGAAAATCTGTCCGAGCAAATCATCAGAGCTAAATTCCCCGGTGATTTCATTGAGATATTGCTGTGTCAGCCTTAACTCCTCAGCCAATATTTCACCAGCCATGTACCCTTCAAGCTGCTGCTGGCCGATATTCAAGTGCTGCGCGGCATGGTTAAGAGCCTCTAAATGACGCCTACGAGCCATGAAGCC
Coding sequences within it:
- the atpF gene encoding F0F1 ATP synthase subunit B, producing MNINATLLGQAIAFILFVWFCMKYVWPPLIAAIEERQKKISEGLESAERADKALQLAQHNAADQLKDAKQEALGIIESANKRKAQILDEARQEAIQERDSVLAQGKAELEAETSRARNELQKDVATLAILGAEKIIERSIDPAAHQDILDSISAKL
- the atpA gene encoding F0F1 ATP synthase subunit alpha, with product MQLNSTEISELIRQRIEKFNVVSEARNEGTIVSVSDGILSIHGLDDVMQGEMIELPGGLFALALNLNRDSVGAVVMGPYTSLREGMKVTGTGRILEVPVGPEMLGRVVNTLGAPIDGKGPIDAKLSSPIEVIAPGVIDRKSVDQPVQTGYKSVDAMIPIGRGQRELIIGDRQTGKTAMAIDAIINQKDSGIYSVYVAIGQKASTIANVVRKLEEHGALANTIVVVASASESAALQYLAPYAGCAMGEYFRDRGEDALIVYDDLSKQAVAYRQISLLLKRPPGREAFPGDVFYLHSRLLERAARVSEHYVETFTNGEVKGKTGSLTALPIIETQAGDVSAFVPTNVISITDGQIFLQSELFNAGVRPAVDPGISVSRVGGSAQTKIIKKLSGGIRTALAQYRELAAFAQFSSDLDEATKKQLDHGQKVTELMKQKQYAPMSVFDQALSIYSAERGYLEDVELNKILDFEAALLSYAHAQYSELATEINKSGAYDKEIEAQLKKLVDDFKATQTW
- the atpG gene encoding F0F1 ATP synthase subunit gamma, with protein sequence MANSKEIRSKIGSVKSTQKITKAMEMVAASKMRRTQDAMEGPRPYAEIIRKVIGHIAHGTLEYKHPYLLEREAKRVGYIVISSDRGLCGGLNINMFKQAVIQMNDWSEKGVDVELAVIGSKATSYFNSIGANIVAQTSGLGDTPTLDDIIGPINVMLQKYQDGEIDRLHLVFNEFVNSMTQQPKIDQLIPLPKSFADEEQFKHAWSYMFESDQKVLLNTLMARYIESQVYQGVVENLACEMAARMVAMKAASDNAGDLIEELELVYNKARQTAITQELSEIVSGAAAV
- a CDS encoding ParB/RepB/Spo0J family partition protein, producing the protein MSKRGLGKGLDALLATSSLAREKQHVASHSQALSADGQLMELNINQLKPGVYQPRKDMAPEALEELAASIQSQGIIQPIVVRQIDNEQFEIIAGERRWRAARQAGLKRVPCLNKKVEDRAAIAMALIENIQREDLNAIEEAEALERLQDEFSLTHQQVAEVIGKSRTTVSNLLRLNQLSTGVKQLVAEKRLEMGHARALLILDGEKQLSVAQEVAKKQLTVRQTEALVKRLISNADQPEVATMALSEETQTQLASLSEQFESKVDVAVGKSGTGKVQIRFDNPEHLHKILHLLANGDSTS
- a CDS encoding ATP synthase subunit I; amino-acid sequence: MFISNLSEKGKVAFKVVHFQLLFVILIGGLTYMQCGDEAARFILKGGMIAVLGNYIYALFAFIPRPDADGSVLLGFIFIGWALKLVVTIILFILVFSLTEFLRPGAFFTGYKLTLLMFWFAPILFFSRNGINHG
- the atpB gene encoding F0F1 ATP synthase subunit A, yielding MADTPQEYIQHHLTNAKVCVVDGNIATNYGCAEAGFWTLHWDTLLVSAILGTLFLWLFYRVGKNATTGTPGKLQCFVEMVVEQVDEIVKGAFYGRDKLVAPLALTLFCWILLMNTMDLIPVDFIPQLMHLAGFEYFKVVPTVDLNTTLAMAIGVLILTVVYMIKYKGFKGFVKEFTLHPINNKALIPFNLVLETVSLFAKPVSLSLRLYGNMYSGELIFILIAVTYTAGAVLGGLGVIAHIIWAIFHILVIVLQAFIFTMLTIVYLSMASNDSH
- a CDS encoding ParA family protein, with translation MGKIVAIANQKGGVGKTTTCINLAASMAATKRKVLVIDLDPQGNATMASGVDKYQVEATSYELLVEDVPFHDVVCTKTSGHYDLIAANGDVTAAEIKLMEVFAREVRLKNALASVRDNYDFIFIDCPPSLNLLTINAMAAADSVLVPMQCEYFALEGLTALMDTISKLAAVVNENLKIEGLLRTMYDPRNRLSNEVSDQLKKHFGTKVYRTVIPRNVRLAEAPSHGKPAMYYDKYSAGAKAYLALAGEMLRREEIPA
- the mnmG gene encoding tRNA uridine-5-carboxymethylaminomethyl(34) synthesis enzyme MnmG; the encoded protein is MLYHEKFDVIVVGGGHAGTEAALAAARTGQNTLLLTHNIDTLGAMSCNPAIGGIGKGHLVKEVDAMGGLMAKAIDHAGIQFRTLNASKGPAVRATRAQADRLLYKSYVRHALENTKNLTLFQQSVDDLIVENDQVTGVVTQMGLKFHAQSVVLTVGTFLGGKLHIGMENFSGGRAGDPPSIALADRLRELPLRVDRLKTGTPPRIDARSVDFSELEVQHGDNPTPVFSFMGNHSQQPAQIPCFITHTNEKTHDVIRANLDRSPMYAGVIEGIGPRYCPSIEDKVMRFADKESHQIFIEPEGLTTHELYPNGISTSLPFDVQIQIVRSMKGFENAHIVRPGYAIEYDFFDPRDLKQTYENKFIKGLFFAGQINGTTGYEEAAAQGLMAGLNASLYSQGKDGWSPRRDQAYMGVLIDDLSTMGTKEPYRMFTSRAEYRLLLREDNADLRLTEKARELGLVDDQRWARFNQKVETIEKERQRLKDQWINPKSEGVEALNELLKSPISREASGEDLLRRPEITYAQLTKLDHFSPALEDQQSSEQVEIQVKYEGYIQRQQDEIDKSLRHEHTKIPADFDYSEVKGLSNEVMLKLTNAKPESVGIASRISGITPAAISIILVYLKKKGLLKKGIDS
- the mioC gene encoding FMN-binding protein MioC; this translates as MIHIITGSTLGGTEYVGDHISDHLTANGIEVTVHNQPSLEAIPASGTWLIVTSTHGAGDYPDNIQPFIHALQSTPPKMVDVRYSVIAIGDSSYDTFCNAGKHADELLADIGATRLSNCLLIDVLNTPVPEDEVDIWLSLHQDQLK
- the rsmG gene encoding 16S rRNA (guanine(527)-N(7))-methyltransferase RsmG; the encoded protein is MSDLKARLEQLVSQTNIQVSSDQADQLIGYVEMLNKWNKAYNLTSVRNPSEMIVKHILDSIVVSEHLQGTRFIDVGTGPGLPGVPLAIMNPEKEFYLLDSLGKRIRFIKQVCHELGIKNVTTVQSRVEEFQTEDKFDGVLSRAFASMSDMVEWCHHLPKSDSGVFLALKGQLQKDEVEQLPQWCSVNSVKSLNVPELEGERHLVILSRKG
- a CDS encoding F0F1 ATP synthase subunit delta, yielding MSGLTTIARPYAKAAFGYASDNGTIDQWSSMLELAKTVSLAPELQKAALRLQPEQLMQLYFDIAGEYFDEPLQNFLKVIIENRRISALSDIYQQYQLLLSESLNVKEVTITTSFELSEAQLAELVKSLEKHFDCGVKVNCLVDSSLIGGAVIRTGDTVLDNSLVSRINRLKDVIKS
- the atpE gene encoding F0F1 ATP synthase subunit C, encoding MEIYFVVALLLGMCAIATGFGFAILGGKFLESVARQPEMAPVLQTNMFILAGLLDAVPMIGVGISMYMLFAL